The window actcaAATACAAACTCGCAAAACCCTTAacggatttaattataacaaaagacaaatgactgccgtcctccacacaaaggtgtgatattagcgtgtgcgcggtagattacattcagactgtactgtacaacatcttgattagtctttttcatttgctttgctatcttgaatacctcattgtgctggtcttcccttcttaacacatctgcaaatctgtttctctctgcttctgattttgccttatacactgctgtacaagCACGacacttagcttctaagtaaatatttttactaccacctgacttccactctttccaaagtttcctcttttcctttatacactgatcaacctcattattccaccaccaggtctgtctatatCTAGCCGGTCTTTTCATCCACGCtcaggtatcatcagaaacttctagaagacaattcttcaaagtagtccaagtactttcgacattgtcactatcacactgTGGGCTAACTACTGAAcctttgcactaaattgtcttgctacaatctcttccttcagcttccagactttacaaCGGGgtctgtactttcccttggcttcttaacactcttcaagataatatcacaaaccagcaacctatgctgggaaacacactttTTTTTCCCGATGTAACTTTCAcgccttcaccactttcttgaaatctttttattttggcCACATTTGATGAAATAAGTCATGCTTCAACTGACAGCAACTCACATTTTGTGAAATATTGTATTATAACTATACATAAAGtaaaaatttcttgttttaaTTTAGCCAAAGGGGATGTTGATATTCCCAATAGGACGGTAACAGAACTAGTAGCAATAAAGTTAAAATTGTTCCATTTACTGAATGTACATAAACCTAGGTGGTATTGAAAAAGATCTTGTGGCAAGTGTAAAGATAAAAGGAACTATGCAAATGTTCCTTAAAtctctgtatttttatttttcttgtttgatTTGGCCAATTGTCATGTATTACTTCACCATCTCTGCAAAAAGTATGTGAACTCATTGCtgtcaaacaaatttttgtgattttaaatatAACAATTTACCACTATGTAGTGACTAAATAATGACTTCATATCAGCAACGAGCTTTGGTTGAAGAAACTGCTAAAATAAGTCATTCAACCTTAAAAGATGTAAACTGGCAAGTGAAGGTAAATTTTAGTTTTGTAGGTGAGGTTTACAATTTTTGACTGTATATATAATCacagaaaaaaatcaaactttgctACTTTTTGTACTTTTAGCTTGTTATGTCAAGTGATAAATTATCAACTATAAAAGAACCTTTGGTAAATGTTGAGTTTGATCTTCAAACTGAAGATGGCAATAAAAAAACCACTTTGGAAATGAATAAAGCAGAATTTAAAGACTTCATTGAATCTTTAGAAGCTGCAAATAAGGTACAAAATTTACATCTTGTTTTGCATTTTTCTAATAATAATGTCACGGCTTCGAAAATTAATTGCAGGGGTAAAATCACCTGTAATATATAATTCTCCAAATTTCGGGAGAACATTTAGATATACATGATCGCAATCTAGATACGATCctgtaaaattgattttttagcATTGTAGAACTTTTATATTActcaattttgttttgttttttgttttttagactGTGTTACAATTAAGAAGTTGATAGAGGAAGAGATGGTTAAAAATTATGTTGTTAATAAACTTGCAAAGAACATAAAAAGTATATACATGTGCTGACCTTCCTATAAACATTTgtcaacatatttttcaaaattagttTGGATTTGTACAATTTTACAATGATTGCTGTAACACATTCTCTTCCTAGCATTCCCTTTAGGAGCAAGAACAATAATGATGAAGTTGACAAGTAATTGATTTTATTGCTGATAAATGACTGGATATCTGAATCTTAGAAAAACCCTTTTTGCTGTTCTCAATTagaataataaattattttttaaagagatGCCTTCTTTTCTTCATTATGTAGATTTAGTTACATATGTGTTTATAATCtttgaaaattttgaatttGTATTTATATATGTGATTTGTGAAATACGCAGATGAACTGTTAttgtataaaagaatttcaAGGCAATTACTTCATTTGTAGTTATTACATtttgcaattttaatttttttgatacaaCTCTTCACTTAAATATTGAAACAATAGCACTTTCTCATCCATTTTACAAATGGCAAGAAAACttgcaaaaaagatttttatgtgCTTAAATTGTGCTAATCACACTTTTTATAACACATCCGCTTTTTGGAACAATCCATGACAGGGCCCACAAAGTCCCCTTAATTTAGGAAAAATGGCTGTGACATAAGCAACAACTAGTACTCTGATAGTTTGGGTCTAACTAACTCCTATGTTTGCTGTaaacaatgaaaacaaattcaGATTATTTAAACCTAGTATAGAAATAGCCCCTATAATTATTTTTGGCAATGAACTTTGAATTGTGTCACCTCGTCtcaatatattttatatggGATTGTAGATTCTGTAATTAtttgttataaaattatttgattTGCGTGTAGGGGTGTGAATGCATGTGCATGCAATCATATGTGTACCTCTTTTTTActgactgatagccttgtggtagagcattcgcttTTAGTgcaggaggtcttgggttcaaaccctgaCCAAGTCATGCCAAGGACTGTAAAAGCGTAAATCTATCCATTTTGCTTAGCGCACAACATGAGAAtcggattgatatcttaggtggttgtctagttaagtgattgctgtgcttgcatgaCTTCTCAGCTCAAATGGAGCTTTACCCCCATCACCAGACCCTTGTTAATAGTggtatcctgggtaaataattttaataataataataattgggCCTGAATTGCAGAAATTTGTTTACCTGTTCCTTGCATTATGTAGTGGCTTAAACCCTAATCAAAAAAGGTATATTATGGTTAAGAAGTTTTAAATGATGTCATCATCCCTTTGTTTACGAAACGGGTGGGTTAGTTCAGCTTTGGGTAATTGACCTAATTTCTATCTTAGGTAGGCCCTGAGTTGGGAGTTTACATAAGATATTTTCACccaaaaaattaccaaaaaagacatacttttttggatactttaaaggagaaaataTCATGTTCATGAACCCATATTAACATACACAGCATATTAGCCTataagcctgtggaaaaattcacttaggcagaagaGAAATGaattagataatttctttagcCCTGTATAAGACTATGTGGTTTCAACAAACCGTCAAGAAATAGCTACTCTTTTGGCAAACAATTAGGACAATGAAATCTGTTACTAAAGTTACagcattattatatagactatcTGAATGGCTCATAAAAAAGTCCACTTGATCTTTGATGATGTCTTCAcactaatttgtttttttagaattttttaaccTGTTCCTTGTAGAAACACTGATTAAAATagtattagggtttaaaggatCTGTGATAATGTCAATGTCATCAAACTTCTGTTTCAAAAGAATAGTCCTGTTTTGATCCGATTATTTTTACCTGTTTagaagttatttggcctcaaacttGTAAGTAAATtacaatggcttcactaatcgtATTCAATTTATTGACGTCATTCtaatacatttaaaatttatgattTCACATTGTAAGAAATACTATTTCTTTGTCGCTTCCTATTCTCATAGATATCATGTGGTTTTCTTGTATTTAGTGTGAGAATTAATATGGATCCAAAAATTCAAGTATACGAAGATTTTGCAGACAGATTAAAAGATGCAAATGAACGgtaagtattttaaaaatttgctatCTGAAATTGGCTGTGGCAAGTTCCCTTAGCTTTTTTTAAGCCAGGGATTAAAATAGcagtttaaataaatttacataaatattaaatttacCAATGCCATACTTTGATTGGTTGCTTGTTTCCCATTTTTGCAATAGTATTGAGGGACTGTATTATTTAATTGAATATAatcgtttcttttttaaaaaaaacggcgATTTTGAGAAGGCAactgtctttttttcttaaaatttttttaaaaagattcctACGATCCATAGCTACTGCTATTTTACTTCTTAATCTTTCAACAAGTTTTCCACACtttaaaaattcttgaaatttttttcattttcctccTTAAAACTCTTTGATTTCCcttatgtattttaaaaaattaatatttctcCTTGAATCTTCGTGATTTTTAGATTGTAAAGTTAAAAACCtctcttttgtttcatttttagcattgtgaagattataaattattatattgTTACAAATTACAGTATTGTCTAGTGGGAAATAATTCTTTATTCATGTCACCTTATATTTTTATTGCCTTTTAGCTGCTTTACATagattttcaaataaatttttttcaaaatcttgttgttcaaaaaacattcttgaaaatgtcaaatttccttttttaaactccttgatttttcattatttttactcTGAAAAACTTATGAGAACCCTGTTTAACAGAGAATCTTTCAgtgcttaaaacatttttgattcaataatttattgttattttgtttgtCTATTGTTTCGTTATTGCTTTTGGTATATACTGTTTTGCActaattacaagctcgtgagcttgtattaaaacgcaaatgtgtcctacaagaatggaaatttttgcctctctgagcaccaacacgggagtcgtcgtgtgttcgaatcttatcttggtaactatttttactttttttttcttttttcttttttaaaaagataagacaagtgttcaaaacacttgtttaactaactagtaaataaaggtgtttcaaccaaactttttaaaagtgaatgtaggcagaattaactgaattaatgaatttcgcaaattttggggtttgtgggtttgtgggtttgtggtctttcttcttcctgtcagtcggttcacccaagacggacccatcgaaaattaaaagttcgaggaattttccgttcaggaaggtctcacaaatcaattttgaaaaataagtgtgtaacaaatattattgcgtatctgaatagtaaaatatgtcgtgtctaacttcgtaacaaaaatcccaatttgatagacagctttttgtaaactttattcgcgaggttgtttgcgtatatcatacgtcttgtttggtTATTACATAAAACTTGTGAAATTTGTTTGGTTTGATAATACACCCACATCCGATAGAAACCGGTCGTACATAAATGTTcctgtttaaaaataatttttttattatcgacagtgttattgttatttattataacgacatacAATCGTCAAGGGATTGGAAAAATTAAAGgaaacaaaggaaaataaaaagatCTACGAGCAGTGTATTGTATTATCATAACACAAGTGCAACCTTTAACATCATTTTGAAGGCTggcaatatcaaaaaaaatccaGGGCCTGGCTTACATCAACAATCTAACTTAACAGATCCTGTTGTTACAGCACCTAGAAATCATAACATATCATCGAAATGTATAAATGAAGAAAGAAGTTGGTACAAATAGAAAGCTATTACTTTGTACACATTGGTATAGACATACTCATGTCACATGTTTCGAACCTGTC is drawn from Hydractinia symbiolongicarpus strain clone_291-10 chromosome 8, HSymV2.1, whole genome shotgun sequence and contains these coding sequences:
- the LOC130653591 gene encoding COMM domain-containing protein 8-like, translating into MTSYQQRALVEETAKISHSTLKDVNWQVKLVMSSDKLSTIKEPLVNVEFDLQTEDGNKKTTLEMNKAEFKDFIESLEAANKTVLQLRS